One part of the Streptomyces lydicus genome encodes these proteins:
- the cpt gene encoding chloramphenicol phosphotransferase CPT — MTTQMIILNGGSSSGKSGIVRCLQAVLPEPWLAFGCDAFVDALPARMQASDEGIAFAADGGVSVGADFLALEAAWRDGLVAMARAGARIVVDDVFLGGAASQQRWQKALGELPVLWVGVRCTSAVATGREVARGDRTRGMAASQAEVVHAGVRYDLEVDTTHTESLACARTIAARVG; from the coding sequence GTGACGACTCAGATGATCATTCTCAACGGCGGTTCCAGCTCGGGGAAGTCCGGCATCGTCCGGTGCCTTCAGGCCGTACTGCCGGAACCGTGGCTGGCGTTCGGGTGCGACGCGTTCGTCGATGCCCTGCCCGCGCGGATGCAGGCGTCGGACGAGGGGATCGCGTTCGCGGCGGACGGCGGGGTGAGCGTCGGGGCGGACTTCCTGGCGCTGGAAGCGGCCTGGCGGGACGGCCTGGTGGCGATGGCCCGGGCGGGCGCCCGGATCGTCGTCGACGACGTCTTCCTCGGCGGCGCGGCGTCCCAGCAGCGGTGGCAGAAGGCGCTGGGCGAACTGCCCGTGCTGTGGGTCGGCGTCCGGTGTACGAGTGCGGTCGCCACGGGCCGTGAGGTCGCGCGGGGAGACCGCACCCGGGGGATGGCCGCGTCCCAGGCGGAGGTGGTGCACGCGGGGGTGCGCTACGACCTGGAGGTGGACACGACGCACACCGAGTCCCTGGCGTGTGCCCGCACCATCGCCGCCCGCGTCGGCTGA
- a CDS encoding phosphotransferase enzyme family protein — protein MVDRPASPDPTTDAEPTPGSNLPALARLLAEHWALHAEDITPLAGGMNSLTWEVRSGSDRWVAKAVPPESKDGFVLGLDLAKRLEGTGIPAGAPVLTAGGLSAVPFAGRVMALLRWVEGRALTGESGTELEVMGTTLARAHRALGTHDSNGTAPARLYLPSDHLDVRPWLRPVITEVMAGLDDADLRTLTWGPVHGDPAPEVFRLDPASGVCGMIDWSGAGVWPRAYDLAALVMYRGAYSMRPLIDAYVAEGALTHDEVERALRPLLDFRWAGQAVYFAGRIARGDLTGIDDPAVNEAGLEAAHRWFADRDDSC, from the coding sequence ATGGTCGACCGTCCTGCCTCGCCCGACCCCACCACCGACGCCGAGCCGACGCCCGGCAGCAACCTGCCGGCCCTCGCCCGGTTACTCGCAGAACACTGGGCACTTCACGCGGAGGACATCACCCCCCTCGCCGGTGGCATGAACTCCCTGACGTGGGAGGTCCGCTCGGGGAGCGACCGCTGGGTGGCGAAGGCGGTGCCGCCGGAGTCCAAGGACGGGTTCGTCCTCGGTCTTGACCTGGCGAAGCGACTGGAGGGAACGGGCATACCGGCCGGGGCCCCCGTGCTGACAGCCGGCGGGCTGTCGGCCGTGCCCTTCGCCGGCCGTGTGATGGCTCTGCTGCGCTGGGTCGAAGGCCGTGCGCTGACCGGAGAGTCGGGCACCGAACTGGAAGTGATGGGGACCACTTTGGCCCGCGCCCATCGCGCGCTCGGTACCCACGACAGCAACGGCACCGCACCCGCCCGTCTGTATCTCCCGTCGGACCACCTGGATGTCCGCCCCTGGCTCAGGCCCGTGATCACCGAGGTGATGGCCGGCCTGGACGACGCCGACCTGCGGACGCTGACCTGGGGGCCGGTGCACGGGGACCCGGCGCCGGAGGTCTTCCGCCTCGATCCGGCCAGTGGCGTCTGCGGGATGATCGACTGGAGCGGGGCCGGGGTATGGCCGCGGGCGTACGATCTGGCGGCGCTGGTGATGTACCGAGGGGCGTACTCCATGCGACCGCTGATCGATGCCTATGTGGCGGAAGGCGCGCTGACCCACGACGAGGTCGAGCGGGCGCTGCGCCCCCTGCTGGATTTCCGCTGGGCCGGCCAGGCCGTGTACTTCGCCGGCCGGATCGCCCGCGGCGACCTCACGGGCATCGACGATCCGGCCGTGAACGAGGCAGGGCTGGAAGCCGCACACCGGTGGTTCGCCGACCGGGACGACAGCTGCTGA
- the mmsA gene encoding multiple monosaccharide ABC transporter ATP-binding protein gives MRGITKTFPGVRALSDVTLSVRAGEIHAICGENGAGKSTLMKVLSGVHAHGTYDGEILFDGEPVAFKDIRASERRGIVIIHQELALVPHLSIAENIFLGNEQTSAGGFIDWNGTLRRASKLLKRVGLRENPQTPVADIGVGKQQLVEIAKALSKEVRLLILDEPTAALNDEDSATLLALIAELREQGIASILISHKLGEIRQIADAVTILRDGQSIETLPVRERPGAEAELSEDRIIRGMVGRDLDHRFPARTAYEGEQTLALEVSGWTVRHPVDPQRTVVDDVSLTVRRGEIVGIAGLMGAGRTELAMSVFGRSYGSYRAGTVAVNGRTVQTKTVPAAVAAGIAYVTEDRKRYGLNLIDNINRNVSLASLPGMTRRGVVDEHHERAVAERYRTSMNIKTPTVFEQVGRLSGGNQQKVVLSKWIHADPQVLILDEPTRGIDVGAKYEIYAVIDALAARGKAVLLISSELPELLGMCDRIYTMAEGRLTAEVTRAEATQEVLMRQMTRRHPTEDWS, from the coding sequence ATGCGGGGCATCACCAAGACCTTTCCCGGTGTGCGTGCCCTGTCCGACGTCACCCTCAGCGTCCGGGCCGGTGAGATCCACGCGATCTGCGGCGAGAACGGGGCCGGCAAGTCGACGCTGATGAAGGTCCTGAGCGGGGTGCACGCGCACGGGACGTACGACGGGGAGATCCTCTTCGACGGGGAGCCCGTCGCCTTCAAGGACATCCGGGCCAGTGAGCGGCGCGGCATCGTGATCATCCATCAGGAGCTGGCGCTCGTCCCGCACTTGTCGATCGCGGAGAACATCTTCCTCGGCAACGAGCAGACGTCGGCGGGTGGCTTCATCGACTGGAACGGGACGCTGCGGCGCGCGTCGAAGCTGCTGAAGCGGGTGGGTCTGCGGGAGAATCCGCAGACGCCGGTCGCGGACATCGGCGTCGGCAAGCAGCAGCTCGTGGAGATCGCCAAGGCGCTCTCCAAGGAGGTGCGGCTGCTGATCCTGGACGAGCCGACCGCCGCCCTGAACGACGAGGACAGCGCCACGCTCCTCGCGCTGATCGCGGAGCTGCGGGAGCAGGGCATCGCCTCGATCCTCATCTCGCACAAGCTGGGCGAGATCCGGCAGATCGCGGACGCGGTGACGATCCTGCGCGACGGGCAGTCCATCGAGACCCTGCCGGTACGCGAACGGCCGGGCGCCGAGGCCGAGTTGAGTGAGGACCGGATCATCCGGGGCATGGTCGGCCGCGACCTCGACCACCGCTTCCCGGCGCGGACCGCGTACGAGGGCGAGCAGACCCTCGCGCTGGAGGTGTCCGGGTGGACGGTGCGGCACCCCGTGGACCCGCAGCGCACCGTCGTCGACGACGTGTCACTGACCGTGCGGCGCGGCGAGATCGTCGGCATCGCGGGCCTCATGGGCGCGGGCCGCACCGAGCTGGCCATGTCGGTGTTCGGACGGTCGTACGGGAGCTACCGGGCCGGGACCGTCGCCGTGAACGGGCGGACGGTGCAGACGAAGACCGTACCGGCGGCCGTGGCGGCCGGCATCGCGTACGTCACCGAGGACCGCAAGCGGTACGGCCTCAACCTCATCGACAACATCAACCGCAATGTCTCGCTGGCCTCGCTGCCCGGGATGACGAGGCGCGGCGTCGTCGACGAGCACCACGAACGGGCCGTCGCCGAGCGGTACCGCACCTCCATGAACATCAAGACCCCCACGGTGTTCGAGCAGGTGGGGCGCCTGTCGGGCGGCAACCAGCAGAAGGTCGTGCTGAGCAAGTGGATCCACGCCGACCCGCAGGTGCTGATCCTCGACGAGCCGACGCGTGGCATCGACGTCGGCGCCAAGTACGAGATCTACGCCGTGATCGACGCGCTCGCGGCCCGGGGCAAGGCGGTGCTGCTCATCTCCTCCGAGCTGCCGGAGCTGCTCGGGATGTGCGACCGCATCTACACCATGGCCGAGGGCCGGCTGACCGCCGAGGTCACCCGCGCCGAGGCCACCCAGGAAGTCCTGATGCGCCAGATGACCCGGCGGCACCCGACCGAAGACTGGAGCTGA
- the ctaD gene encoding aa3-type cytochrome oxidase subunit I gives MSILNDPHGAAAAEDAYENEMPVRGKEPGNVVVRWLTTTDHKTIGTLYLLTSFAFFLVGGLLALVMRAELARPGLQIVSNEQFNQAFTMHGTIMLLMFATPLFAGFTNWIMPLQIGAPDVAFPRLNMFAYWLYLFGSLVAVGGFLTPQGAADFGWFAYTPLSDLVRSPSIGADMWIMGLAFSGFGTILGAVNFITTIICMRAPGMTMFRLPIFTWNVLLTAVLVLLAFPILAAALFALEADRKFGAHVYDPANGGALLWQHLFWFFGHPEVYIIALPFFGIVTEVIPVFSRKPIFGYIGLVAATISIAGLSATVWAHHMYVTGGVLLPFFSFMTFLIAVPTGVKFFNWIGTMWKGSLSFETPMLWAIGFLVTFLFGGLTGVILASPPMDFHVSDSYFVVAHFHYVVFGTVVFAMFSGFHFWWPKFTGKMLDERLGKITFWTLFVGFHGTFLVQHWLGAEGMPRRYADYLAADGFTTLNTVSSISSFLLGLSMLPFLYNVWKTSKYGKPVGVDDPWGYGRSLEWATSCPPPRHNFLTLPRIRSEAPAFDLHHPEIALHDEANHGKRDVVEAPRHEGGQP, from the coding sequence GTGAGCATCCTCAACGACCCCCACGGTGCCGCGGCAGCCGAGGACGCGTACGAGAACGAAATGCCGGTCAGGGGCAAAGAGCCCGGCAACGTGGTGGTCAGGTGGCTGACGACCACCGACCACAAGACCATCGGCACGCTGTACCTGTTGACGTCGTTCGCGTTCTTCCTCGTCGGCGGTCTGCTGGCGCTGGTGATGCGCGCCGAGCTGGCCCGGCCGGGCCTGCAGATCGTGTCGAACGAGCAGTTCAACCAGGCGTTCACGATGCACGGCACGATCATGCTGCTGATGTTCGCGACGCCGCTGTTCGCCGGCTTCACGAACTGGATCATGCCGCTGCAGATCGGCGCGCCCGACGTGGCGTTCCCGCGGCTGAACATGTTCGCCTACTGGCTCTACCTCTTCGGTTCACTGGTGGCGGTCGGCGGCTTCCTCACCCCGCAGGGCGCGGCCGACTTCGGCTGGTTCGCCTACACGCCGCTGTCCGACCTGGTCCGGTCCCCGAGCATCGGCGCCGACATGTGGATCATGGGTCTGGCCTTCTCCGGCTTCGGCACGATCCTCGGCGCGGTCAACTTCATCACGACGATCATCTGCATGCGCGCGCCCGGCATGACCATGTTCCGCCTGCCCATCTTCACCTGGAACGTGCTGCTGACCGCCGTGCTGGTCCTGCTGGCCTTCCCGATCCTGGCGGCGGCGCTGTTCGCCCTGGAGGCGGACCGCAAGTTCGGCGCCCACGTCTACGATCCGGCCAACGGCGGCGCGCTGCTGTGGCAGCACCTCTTCTGGTTCTTCGGCCATCCCGAGGTGTACATCATCGCCCTGCCGTTCTTCGGCATCGTCACCGAGGTCATCCCGGTGTTCTCCCGCAAGCCGATCTTCGGCTACATCGGTCTGGTCGCCGCGACCATCTCGATCGCCGGTCTGTCCGCGACCGTGTGGGCGCACCACATGTACGTCACGGGCGGCGTGCTGTTGCCGTTCTTCTCGTTCATGACGTTCCTGATCGCGGTGCCGACCGGTGTGAAGTTCTTCAACTGGATCGGCACGATGTGGAAGGGCTCGCTGTCCTTCGAGACGCCGATGCTCTGGGCGATCGGCTTCCTCGTCACCTTCCTCTTCGGTGGTCTGACCGGTGTCATCCTGGCCTCGCCGCCGATGGACTTCCACGTCTCCGACTCGTACTTCGTGGTGGCGCACTTCCACTACGTGGTCTTCGGCACGGTCGTCTTCGCGATGTTCTCCGGCTTCCACTTCTGGTGGCCGAAGTTCACCGGCAAGATGCTGGACGAGCGCCTCGGCAAGATCACCTTCTGGACGCTGTTCGTGGGCTTCCACGGCACCTTCCTGGTGCAGCACTGGCTGGGCGCGGAAGGCATGCCGCGGCGTTACGCGGACTACCTCGCGGCCGACGGCTTCACGACGCTGAACACCGTCTCGTCGATCAGTTCGTTCCTGCTGGGCCTGTCGATGCTGCCGTTCCTCTACAACGTCTGGAAGACGTCGAAGTACGGCAAGCCGGTCGGCGTCGACGACCCGTGGGGCTACGGCCGCTCGCTGGAGTGGGCGACCTCCTGCCCGCCGCCGCGGCACAACTTCCTCACGCTGCCCCGGATCCGCAGCGAAGCCCCGGCGTTCGACCTGCACCATCCCGAGATCGCCCTGCACGACGAGGCGAACCACGGCAAGCGCGACGTGGTGGAGGCCCCCAGACACGAAGGCGGCCAGCCTTGA
- the mmsB gene encoding multiple monosaccharide ABC transporter permease, whose protein sequence is MTTTTTPPPGAPEAPPAVTSAMTLLVRGVRANMRQYGMLIALAFLVVLFQIWTDGTLLLPNNVSNLIQQNSYILILAMGMVIVIIAGHIDLSVGSLVAFVGAMAAVMTVRYDVPWVPALLLSLLIGAVAGAWQGFFIAYLGIPSFIVTLAGMLLFRGATQIVLEGQSLAPFPDGFQNLAKGFIPEMGPYTQYHNPTLVLGLCAVAFLLLRERRDRKRQLAHDLDVLPTGLWAAKCGALTAAVVACTLTLASFHGVPVVMLIMCGLLIVLGYVMRNAVVGRHVYALGGNKAAAQLSGVKDKRVTLTVFVAMGVLAALAGCVYAARLNAGTPQAGLNFELEAIAAAFIGGASMSGGVGTVMGAVIGGLVLGVLNNGMSLVGIGTDYQQVIKGLVLLAAVGFDVWNKRRPPAGG, encoded by the coding sequence ATGACCACCACGACCACTCCTCCCCCCGGCGCCCCCGAGGCGCCGCCCGCCGTGACCTCGGCGATGACGCTGCTCGTACGCGGCGTGCGGGCCAACATGCGCCAGTACGGCATGCTCATCGCCCTGGCCTTCCTCGTCGTGCTGTTCCAGATCTGGACCGACGGCACGCTGCTGCTGCCGAACAACGTCTCCAACCTCATCCAGCAGAACAGCTACATCCTCATCCTGGCCATGGGCATGGTGATCGTCATCATCGCCGGCCACATCGACCTGTCCGTCGGCTCACTCGTCGCCTTCGTCGGTGCCATGGCGGCGGTGATGACGGTCCGGTACGACGTGCCCTGGGTGCCGGCCCTCCTCCTGTCGCTGCTGATCGGCGCGGTGGCGGGCGCCTGGCAGGGCTTCTTCATCGCCTACCTCGGAATCCCCTCGTTCATCGTGACGCTGGCCGGCATGCTGCTCTTCCGGGGCGCGACCCAGATCGTCCTGGAGGGCCAGTCGCTGGCGCCGTTCCCGGACGGCTTCCAGAACCTGGCCAAGGGATTCATCCCGGAGATGGGCCCCTACACGCAGTACCACAACCCGACGCTCGTGCTCGGGCTGTGCGCCGTCGCGTTCCTGCTGCTGCGGGAACGGCGGGACCGCAAGCGGCAGCTGGCGCACGACCTCGACGTGCTGCCGACGGGCCTGTGGGCGGCGAAGTGCGGGGCGCTCACGGCCGCTGTCGTGGCCTGCACGCTGACGCTGGCGAGCTTCCACGGCGTGCCCGTGGTGATGCTGATCATGTGCGGCCTGCTGATCGTCCTGGGGTATGTGATGCGCAACGCGGTCGTGGGACGGCATGTGTACGCCCTCGGCGGCAACAAGGCGGCCGCGCAGCTGTCCGGCGTCAAGGACAAGCGCGTCACCCTCACCGTCTTCGTCGCCATGGGAGTCCTGGCGGCCCTCGCCGGCTGTGTGTACGCGGCCCGGCTCAACGCGGGCACCCCGCAGGCCGGGCTGAACTTCGAACTGGAGGCGATCGCCGCCGCGTTCATCGGCGGCGCGTCCATGAGCGGCGGCGTCGGCACGGTCATGGGTGCGGTGATCGGCGGCCTGGTGCTCGGGGTGCTCAACAACGGGATGTCCCTGGTCGGCATCGGCACCGACTACCAGCAGGTCATCAAGGGGCTTGTGCTGCTCGCCGCGGTCGGCTTCGACGTCTGGAACAAGCGCCGCCCGCCCGCCGGCGGGTGA
- a CDS encoding acyl-CoA dehydrogenase family protein, whose translation MRTLDILSEDERCIVRTVHDFVDEDVKPVVRELEHRDTYPEALIERMKQLGVFGLAVPEEYGGTPVSVPCYVLITEELARGWMSLAGAMGGHTVVAKLLVQFGTEEQRRRYLPRMATGEVRATMALTEPGGGSDLQALRTVARKDGGGGYVVNGSKTWITNSRRSGLIALLCKTDPDAEPAHKGISILLVEHGPGLTVSRDLPTLGYKGVESCELSFDDHRAPGDALLGGVEGEGFAQTMKGLETGRLQVAARALGVGRAALEDSLAYARERESFGKPIWQHQSVGNYLADMATSLTAARQLTLFAAREAEAGRRVDMEAGMAKLFASETAMQIALNAVRIHGGHGYSTEFDVERYFRDAPLMIVGEGTNEIQRNVIARQLVRRGGLDV comes from the coding sequence ATGCGCACTCTCGACATCCTGTCGGAGGACGAGCGGTGCATCGTCCGCACGGTGCACGACTTCGTCGACGAGGACGTCAAACCGGTCGTCCGGGAGCTGGAGCACCGCGACACCTACCCCGAGGCCCTGATCGAGCGGATGAAGCAGCTGGGCGTCTTCGGCCTCGCCGTCCCCGAGGAGTACGGCGGCACCCCGGTCTCCGTCCCCTGCTATGTCCTGATCACCGAGGAGCTCGCCCGCGGCTGGATGAGCCTGGCCGGTGCGATGGGCGGCCACACCGTGGTCGCCAAGCTGCTGGTGCAGTTCGGCACCGAGGAGCAGCGGCGGCGGTACCTGCCGAGGATGGCCACCGGTGAGGTGCGGGCCACCATGGCCCTGACCGAGCCGGGCGGCGGCTCGGACCTGCAGGCCCTGCGCACCGTCGCCCGCAAGGACGGCGGGGGAGGGTATGTGGTCAACGGGTCGAAGACCTGGATCACCAACTCCCGGCGGTCCGGTCTGATCGCCCTGCTGTGCAAGACCGACCCGGACGCCGAACCCGCGCACAAGGGCATCTCGATCCTGCTCGTCGAGCACGGACCCGGCCTGACCGTCTCCCGCGACCTGCCCACACTCGGCTACAAGGGGGTGGAGAGCTGCGAGCTGTCGTTCGACGACCACCGGGCGCCGGGAGACGCCCTCCTGGGCGGGGTCGAGGGCGAGGGCTTCGCCCAGACGATGAAGGGCCTGGAGACCGGCCGGCTCCAGGTGGCCGCCCGTGCGCTCGGGGTCGGCCGGGCGGCGCTGGAGGACTCCCTCGCCTACGCCCGGGAGCGGGAGTCGTTCGGCAAGCCGATCTGGCAGCACCAGTCGGTCGGCAACTACCTCGCGGACATGGCCACCTCGCTGACCGCGGCCCGTCAGCTCACCCTCTTCGCGGCCCGGGAGGCCGAAGCGGGACGCCGGGTGGACATGGAGGCCGGCATGGCGAAGCTCTTCGCCTCCGAGACCGCGATGCAGATCGCGCTCAACGCGGTCCGCATCCACGGCGGTCACGGCTACTCGACCGAGTTCGACGTCGAGCGCTACTTCCGCGACGCTCCGCTGATGATCGTCGGCGAGGGCACCAACGAGATCCAGCGCAATGTGATCGCCCGCCAGCTCGTCCGACGCGGCGGGCTCGACGTCTGA
- a CDS encoding CaiB/BaiF CoA transferase family protein gives MTELSEDLPLAGITVVSVEQAVAAPFATRQLADLGARVIKVERPGGGDFARRYDTTVHGESSYFVWLNRSKESLTLDLKADRGRRILEQLLGGADVFVQNLGPGAAARMGLDAEALAGRFPSLIPCSVTGYGSSGPWAGRKAYDLLVQCQTGLVSLTGNEHGPARAGVSVADIAAGMYAYSGVLTALFTRATRGVARAVEVSLFEALAEWMNQPAYYTRYGPGQPPRLGTQHATIAPYGAYTAADGKDVLFSIQNEREWAALCERFLGRPELVGDPRFATGSDRVAHREELNALVAGRFGEADSGEVMKLLDEAGIANAGVNDIEAFLAHPVLTARNRWRDVSLPGGAVVPALLPPADLSGTVPRMDAVPAAGEHTRSILAELGYGAADIDGLRADHVI, from the coding sequence ATGACCGAGCTCTCCGAAGACCTGCCGCTCGCCGGCATCACCGTCGTCAGCGTCGAGCAGGCGGTGGCGGCGCCCTTCGCCACCCGCCAGCTGGCCGACCTCGGCGCGCGCGTCATCAAGGTGGAACGCCCCGGCGGGGGTGACTTCGCGCGCCGCTACGACACCACGGTGCACGGCGAGTCCAGCTACTTCGTGTGGCTCAACCGGTCGAAGGAGTCGTTGACCCTCGACCTCAAGGCGGACCGGGGGCGGCGGATTCTGGAGCAACTGCTCGGCGGGGCCGATGTGTTCGTGCAGAACCTGGGGCCGGGCGCGGCCGCCAGGATGGGACTGGACGCCGAGGCGCTCGCCGGACGCTTCCCGTCACTGATCCCGTGCTCCGTCACCGGCTACGGATCGAGTGGGCCGTGGGCCGGCCGCAAGGCGTACGACCTGCTGGTGCAGTGCCAGACGGGCCTGGTCTCGCTGACCGGGAACGAGCACGGCCCGGCCCGGGCGGGAGTGTCGGTCGCCGACATCGCGGCCGGTATGTACGCCTACTCGGGCGTCCTCACCGCCCTGTTCACACGGGCGACCAGGGGCGTGGCCCGTGCCGTGGAGGTCTCGCTGTTCGAGGCGCTCGCCGAGTGGATGAACCAGCCCGCCTACTACACCCGTTACGGCCCCGGCCAGCCCCCGCGGCTCGGCACGCAGCACGCCACCATCGCCCCCTACGGCGCCTACACCGCGGCTGACGGCAAGGACGTGCTGTTCTCCATCCAGAACGAACGCGAATGGGCAGCCCTGTGCGAGCGGTTCCTGGGCCGGCCGGAACTCGTCGGGGACCCCCGCTTCGCCACCGGCTCGGACCGCGTGGCCCACCGAGAGGAACTCAACGCGCTCGTGGCCGGGCGGTTCGGCGAGGCGGACAGCGGCGAGGTGATGAAGCTGCTGGACGAGGCGGGCATCGCCAACGCCGGCGTCAACGACATCGAGGCGTTCCTGGCCCATCCGGTGCTCACGGCCCGTAACCGCTGGCGCGACGTGAGCCTTCCCGGGGGAGCGGTGGTGCCCGCGCTGCTGCCGCCCGCGGATCTGTCCGGCACCGTCCCGCGCATGGACGCCGTACCCGCCGCCGGTGAGCACACCCGGAGCATCCTGGCCGAGCTGGGGTACGGCGCGGCCGACATCGACGGGCTGCGCGCCGACCACGTCATCTGA